One Trichoplusia ni isolate ovarian cell line Hi5 unplaced genomic scaffold, tn1 tig00002396, whole genome shotgun sequence DNA window includes the following coding sequences:
- the LOC113507543 gene encoding protein NDUFAF4 homolog — protein sequence MTAANGCFNDKALRPIKSFNIENRAHRVISKDKPVPAPRYPDNIEDLKRTLELNPDIDEKLDKKDEGLDIRLKDVYVTSHGRPEVDVTEELRLKAKSKRALPLDRTVPPEYDFGFKEPEKVTYGRTTLRDAINFISAHQTSPNEVTASKIALEYKLKEEDVESVLKYFKTYEVYLPETKKTPEMFVGPAAMRKQLYKLDTKEIEDKKDSVVANTERSKDTA from the exons ATGACAGCTGCCA ATGGGTGCTTTAATGACAAAGCTTTGCGACCTATCAAGTCATTCAACATTGAGAACCGCGCGCATCGAGTTATTTCAAAAGACAAACCAGTCCCGGCTCCGAGATACCCCGATAATATCGAAGATTTAAAGCGAACACTCGAATTAAACCCTGATATCGATGAAAAGCTAGATAAAAAAGATGAAGGACTCGATATAAGATTAAAAGACGTTTATGTAACCTCACACGGAAGACCTGAAGTGGACGTTACGGAGGAGTTGAGATTAAAAGCTAAAAGTAAGCGCGCCTTGCCCCTGGACCGTACCGTGCCGCCTGAATATGATTTTGGTTTTAAAGAACCAGAGAAAGTGACCTATGGAAGAACTACACTCAGAGATGCAATTAACTTTATATCTGCACATCAAACGAGCCCAAACGaagtaacagctagtaaaatagcATTAGAATACAAATTAAAGGAAGAGGATGTAGAGAGTGTtctcaaatatttcaagacttatGAAGTATATTTACCAGAAACTAAGAAGACTCCGGAAATGTTTGTTGGACCGGCGGCCATGAGGAAGCAGCTGTACAAACTTGATACTAAGGAAATAGAGGATAAAAAGGACTCAGTAGTAGCAAATACAGAAAGGTCAAAGGATACAgcttaa